From a single Sphaeramia orbicularis chromosome 4, fSphaOr1.1, whole genome shotgun sequence genomic region:
- the LOC115417684 gene encoding LOW QUALITY PROTEIN: syntaxin-6 (The sequence of the model RefSeq protein was modified relative to this genomic sequence to represent the inferred CDS: inserted 2 bases in 2 codons; deleted 2 bases in 1 codon): MERAAAGRGRSLQRGDGLDDNELRNSLRSIEWDLEDLDETISIVESNPKKFNLDASELSKRKAFITSTRQTVKDMKEQMSSPAAAAADRKNKQALLGDGGSGSHLAARTDKYSRRDRQLQNANSQFIDEQQKQQQLIAEQXDEQLELVSGTIGVLKNMSERIGMELDEQAVMLDDFGHEMDNTQSRLDNVMXKLAKVSHMTSDRRQWCAIGVLLAILFVVILLFFIL, translated from the exons ATGGAGCGAGCTGCTGCAGGAAGGGGGCGGAGCCTCCAAAGAGGAGATGGACTGGACGACAATGAGCTGAGGAACAGCCTGCGCTCCATCGAGTGGGACCTGGAGGACCTGGACGAGACCATCA GTATCGTGGAGTCGAACCCAAAGAAGTTCAACCTGGACGCGTCGGAGCTGTCGAAGAGGAAAGCCTTCATCACCAGCACCAGACAGACGGTGAAG GACATGAAGGAGCAGATGTCGAGTccagccgccgccgccgccgacAGGAAGAACAAACAG GCTCTGCTGGGAGATGGCGGC TCCGGCTCCCATCTGGCAGCCCGGACTGATAAGTACAGCCGTCGGGACCGACAGCTGCAGAACGCCAACTCCCAGTTTATAGACGaacagcagaagcagcagcag CTGATCGCGGAGC CGGACGAGCAGCTGGAGCTGGTGTCGGGAACCATCGGCGTGTTGAAGAACATGTCAGAGCGAATCGGGATGGAGCTGGACGAACAGGCGGT GATGTTGGACGACTTCGGCCACGAGATGGACAACACACAGTCCAGACTGGACAACGTCA AGAAACTGGCCAAAGTGTCCCACATGACCAGCG ATCGTCGACAGTGGTGCGCTATCGGGGTGCTGCTCGCCATCCTCTTCGtcgtcatcctcctcttcttcatcctctga